ATGACTCTGGCATAACTAAACAAACTACTTCGTCAACTTCAGCTTGCAACTGTTCGTAAGTTATCGGTGCTGCAACTGGTACAGCCACAACTAGCCGTTGGGGTTGTTGTTGTTTAACTATGGCAATAGCTGCACGCATGGTTGAACCTGTAGCGATACCATCATCGACTAAAATCACAATATGATTTTTGATTTCTGGTAGGGGTCTATCGCCTCGATAAGCGATATTGCGTCGTTTTAATTCCCGCAATTCTTTAGTTGTAACTTCGTCAATTGTGCGGCTATCAATCTCTAAACTGTTGACGACATCGTAATTTAACACTCGTACACCACCTGGAGCAATTGCACCCATCGCCAGTTCTTCCTGATCGGGTACGCCCAGTTTTCTCACCAAACATATATCTAGTGGTGCATTAAGGCTGTCGGCGATTTGATATGCTACTGGTACACCACCACGGGGCAAACCTAACACTAACAAATTTTCATAGTTAGTATATGCTGTTAGTCTTTTGGCTAACATTTTGCCAGCTTCATGGCGATCGCGGAATTTACTTGTCATAATTTTAAGCTTCCGTATAGAGGAACGCTGATATGGACAAAAAACACCTGCTATTGTCTTCACCTTTGTTTGCGTAG
This window of the Nostoc sp. HK-01 genome carries:
- a CDS encoding phosphoribosyltransferase; this encodes MTSKFRDRHEAGKMLAKRLTAYTNYENLLVLGLPRGGVPVAYQIADSLNAPLDICLVRKLGVPDQEELAMGAIAPGGVRVLNYDVVNSLEIDSRTIDEVTTKELRELKRRNIAYRGDRPLPEIKNHIVILVDDGIATGSTMRAAIAIVKQQQPQRLVVAVPVAAPITYEQLQAEVDEVVCLVMPESLYAIGLWYEDFSQTTDVEVRSLLAQSSVINHPDKTYV